Proteins encoded by one window of Channa argus isolate prfri chromosome 1, Channa argus male v1.0, whole genome shotgun sequence:
- the LOC137123897 gene encoding zinc finger protein 665-like, with amino-acid sequence MDRQSKLPDVVLNLDRKRRNQGIKQLLVSKEELLLEQLNIRPIEEVQALHPHIKTEKEELWSSEEGEQLHELEEADIIKSPFTAAPVKSEDDEGSDIHLLSVGEEEPPTEQEWSPRLDQQDLEPPHIKEEQEEFWTSKTRSIWNLNADTVNVSDSSELKNEASDNDSLELRDPQSVLNSLKIIEVPAKNVRCETRKKTYSCPECGKMFGRSPHLKIHLRTHTGEKPFSCSFCGKSFTQKVNLTYHMSVHTGEKRFSCRFCNERFTWYTQLKSHQCVCEASHFHQSQTDEIREAESGAKSFSCPECGKIFSRKDNLNIHMRIHTGERPFICSVCGKRFKHGGHLTQHMSVHTKENRFSCSVCDKRFTWLYQLKRHVCGGEISQFHQLWSSTEQLQGLEEADIPRFTFTAVSVKSEDDEEKPQSLQLHQHQTGDNRETELLTSSTAQHMKIEDDGEECGGTQLDSPPHTQLGPGTGEETKDFYEYKLKVKDNHWKKINEPDTGLNFVKVPETESGCYTVKKIFPCLVCGKIFGRKEHVQTHVRIHTGERPFSCSDCGKTFGCKRSLLGHMTSHSGEKPFSCSQCGKRFGRMGNLKTHQRLHTGERPFSCPFCGKGFTQKVHMTQHMAVHTGEKQFSCSICDKKFTWPSGFRRHKCGSEQSELDDENSEVETGDKRFRCRECGNRFNHKHNLKAHMRIHTGEKPFSCSVCGKDFIASGALKKHLRTHSGEKPFGCPVCGVRFTQGGNLKRHMAQHTGETREKPFSCSICGKSFTQVSNMKRHMVQHTATGTGLSQEAECEAVTGLDVPEHQQVEARCLSMTEGLHTVTRS; translated from the exons ATGGACCGACAGTCTAAACTCCCGGACGTGGTTTTAAATCTTGACAGGAAGCGGCGAAAtcaag GCATCAAGCAGTTGTTGGTGAGTAAAGAAGAGCTTCTCTTGGAGCAGTTGAACATTAGGCCGATCGAGGAAGTCCAAGCTCTTCACCCCCACATTAAAACCGAAAAGGAGGAACTGTGGAGCAGTGAGGAGGGAGAGCAGCTTCACGAGCTGGAGGAGGCTGATATCATCAAGTCCCCATTCACTGCTGCCCCTGTGAAGAGTGAAGATGATGAAGGTTCAG ACATCCACCTGCTTTCAGTGGGTGAAGAAGAACCTCCCACTGAGCAGGAGTGGAGCCCCAGACTGGACCAGCAGGACCTAGAGCCCCCGCACATTaaagaagaacaggaagaaTTTTGGACCAGTAAGACTAGATCCATCTGGAACTTAAATGCTGATACTGTCAATGTCTCAGACTCTTCGGAATTAAAGAATGAAGCCAGTGATAATGATTCACTGGAGCTGAGGGATCCTCAGTCAGTTTTAAACTCTCTGAAGATAATTGAAGTCCCTGCAAAAAATGTTAGGTGTGAGACTCGCAAGAAAACCTACAGCTGCCCTGAGTGTGGAAAAATGTTTGGCCGCAGTCCACATCTAAAGATACACCTCAGAActcacacaggagagaaaccaTTTAGCTGCTCATTCTGTGGCAAAAGTTTTACCCAAAAGGTGAATTTGACTTACCACATGTCCGTCCACACAGGGGAGAAACGATTCAGCTGCCGTTTTTGTAATGAACGGTTCACTTGGTATACTCAGCTCAAAAGCcaccagtgtgtttgtgaggcCTCACACTTTCATCAGAGCCAGACTGACGAgatcagagaggcagagagtggTGCGAAATCGTTTAGCTGCCCTGAGTGTGGGAAAATATTCAGCCGCAAGGACAATCTCAATATTCATATGAGAATTCACACTGGAGAAAGACCTTTCATCTGCTCAGTTTGTGGTAAAAGATTTAAGCATGGAGGGCATCTGACACAGCACATGTCTGTCCACACAAAGGAGAACAGATTTAGCTGCAGTGTTTGTGACAAAAGATTCACATGGCTTTATCAGCTCAAAAGACACGTGTGTGGTGGGGAAATCTCACAGTTTCATCAACTATGGAGCAGCACAGAGCAGCTTCAAGGGCTGGAGGAGGCTGATATCCCAAGGTTCACCTTTACTGCTGTATCTGTGAAgagtgaagatgatgaagagaaacctcaGTCCTTACAGCTTCATCAGCATCAGACTGGGgacaacagagagacagagcttttaACCAGCAGCACAGCTCAACACATGAAGATAGAAGATGATGGAGAGGAATGTGGAGGAACACAGTTAGACTCACCTCCTCATACTCAGTTAGGACCAGGTACAGGCGAAGAAACTAAAGACTTCTATGAGTACAAGTTGAAAGTTAAAGATAATCATTGGAAGAAGATTAATGAACCTGACACAGGTTTAAACTTTGTGAAAGTCCCTGAAACTGAATCAGGATGTTATACTGTCAAGAAAATATTCCCCTGCCTTGTATGTGGGAAAATATTTGGGCGTAAGGAACATGTACAGACACATGTCAGGATTCATACAGGAGAGAGGCCCTTTAGCTGCTCTGATTGTGGTAAAACATTTGGCTGCAAGAGGTCTTTGTTGGGGCACATGACAAGTCATAGTGGGGAAAAACCATTTAGCTGCTCTCAGTGTGGGAAAAGGTTTGGTCGCATGGGAAACCTGAAGACGCACCAGAGACTTCATACAGGGGAGAGACCGTTTAGTTGTCCATTTTGTGGTAAAGGCTTTACACAGAAGGTGCATATGACTCAACATATGGCCGTCCACACAGGGGAGAAACAGTTTAGCTGCAGCATTTGTGACAAAAAATTCACATGGCCATCAGGGTTCAGACGTCACAAATGTGGCAGCGAGCAGTCAGAGCTCGACGATGAGAATTCAGAGGTAGAAACAGGGGATAAACGATTTCGCTGCCGTGAGTGTGGAAACAGATTTAATCACAAACACAACCTGAAGGCTCACATGAGAATTCACACAGGAGAAAAACCATTCAGCTGCTCTGTTTGCGGTAAAGATTTTATTGCAAGTGGAGCACTGAAGAAACATCTGAGAACTCATTCGGGAGAGAAGCCATTTGGCTGCCCAGTCTGTGGTGTAAGATTTACACAAGGAGGAAATCTGAAGCGACACATGGCACAGCACACCGGAGAGACACGAGAGAAACCATTCAGCTGCTCGATTTGTGGGAAAAGCTTTACACAGGTATCCAATATGAAACGACACATGGTGCAACACACTGCGACTGGAACAGGTTTGTCACAGGAAGCAGAATGTGAAGCTGTGACGGGTCTGGATGTCCCAGAGCATCAGCAAGTGGAAGCTAGGTGTCTGTCAATGACTGAAGGTCTTCATACAGTCACTCGCTCCTAA
- the jtb gene encoding protein JTB: MESDCRIPVACCRPRVLILHALFWALVSLRVFGAALLSEEKTTAPKPVVAPCWLLEEFVVTTECSQCNAFQSKSWSACSLTGYVERVNCTKSNRDEYKSCRSALMEEHLFWKFEAVMLALTVIFAILVVVRQRWLDRLASEKVRRQIESI, from the exons ATGGAGAGCGACTGTCGGATCCCTGTGGCGTGTTGTCGGCCTCGAGTCCTCATCCTCCACGCTCTGTTCTGGGCACTCGTCTCTCTCAG aGTGTTTGGAGCAGCTCTGCTGAGTGAAGAGAAAACCACAG CACCGAAACCTGTGGTCGCCCCCTGCTGGCTGCTGGAGGAGTTTGTAGTGACAACAGAGTGTTCTCAGTGTAACGCCTTCCAGTCT AAGTCATGGTCAGCTTGTAGTCTGACGGGTTACGTGGAGAGGGTCAACTGTACTAAATCCAACAGAGACGAGTACAAAAG cTGTCGCTCTGCTCTGATGGAGGAACATCTCTTCTGGAAGTTTGAGGCGGTCATGTTGGCCCTGACAGTGATCTTCGCCATTCTAGTGGTTGTCCGTCAGCGCTGGCTAGACCGGCTTGCCTCAGAGAAGGTTCGTCGCCAGATCGAGTCTATTTAG
- the glmp gene encoding glycosylated lysosomal membrane protein encodes MAEVVIKGNGGIYLIFLFSLFCLCQSLFRGADTFKRELKVELNPGLHYPPPGGDLLHVRAVGYNDTLHFLFCSQGAPTLLLVHTNSSSSTVQVNWPLFLARNTSGSLKVKPEGSILYSTAVVFSRLLEYDDVNNTADPNSELFPPYELQNFTWSHLKLSGSIALLCGADATFINGSLCFKLSVFGSEGRGQYWPHLLHSANSSQLEVWLDGLLPRASHSRFLLELQAVGGAYPLNRVDVYQSIDDEFTPSIFKVSQWVSAQNGSSDVYGFVQWKPVAYRRSNPTLEDATPCRHSEPQSQSSEEMATLSGLIRSFYSDLEPFGLNMSFGLAGDPFYNSTNFLSWTMLVGVGSPPVDSFSPLVITIMAIGLGTPLILLLLGGLWVCIRKRTVDSTTAYEPIN; translated from the exons ATGGCGGAGGTTGTGATAAAAGGCAACGGTggaatttatttgatttttctcttttctcttttctgtctgtgtcaaaGTTTGTTTCGCGGAGCAGATACGTTTAAAAGAGAG TTGAAGGTGGAGTTGAACCCCGGCCTGCATTATCCGCCCCCTGGTGGTGACCTCCTGCATGTGAGAGCTGTGGGATACAATGACActctgcacttcctgttttgCAGCCAGGGGGCCCCGACACTGCTGCTTGTGCACACcaactcttcttcttctactgttCAG GTGAACTGGCCTTTGTTTTTGGCACGTAACACCAGTGGTAGCTTGAAGGTGAAGCCAGAGGGCAGCATCCTGTACAGCACTGCTGTCGTTTTCAGCCGG CTGTTGGAGTACGATGATGTTAACAACACCGCTGATCCAAACTCTGAACTTTTTCCTCCGTATGAGCTGCAGAACTTCACCTGGTCTCATCTCAAACTGTCAGGTTCGATTGCTCTGCTCTGTGGAGCTGATGCAACTTTCATTAACGGATCACTCTGCTTTAAG CTATCAGTGTTTGGGTCTGAGGGCCGGGGTCAATACTGGCCACACCTCCTACACTCTGCTAACTCCTCACAGTTGGAGGTGTGGCTTGACGGTTTGTTGCCCCGTGCTTCTCATTCCAGGTTCCTATTAGAGCTGCAAGCAGTGGGCGGGGCTTACCCTCTAAACAGAGTGGACGTTTATCAATCGATCGATGATGAGTTTACACCCTCTATATTCAAG GTGTCTCAGTGGGTCTCGGCACAGAATGGTAGTTCTGACGTTTACGGTTTTGTTCAATGGAAGCCTGTGGCGTACCGTCGGTCGAATCCAACTCTGGAGGATGCCACACCGTGCCGTCATTCAGAACCACAGTCTCAGAGCAGTGAGGAGATGGCAACATTGTCTGGTCTGATCCGATCCTTCTACTCAGATCTGGAACCGTTCGGACTTAACATGAGCTTCGGCCTGGCAGGAGATCCATTCTACAACAGCACCAACTTCCTGAGCTG GACAATGCTGGTAGGGGTAGGTTCTCCTCCCGTAGATTCATTTTCTCCCCTGGTCATCACAATCATGGCCATTGGACTGGGGACTCCCTTGATTCTCCTGTTGCTTGGCGGACTCTGGGTCTGTATCCGGAAGAGGACAGTGGACTCTACAACAGCCTACGAGCCAATCAACTGA